One segment of Stomatobaculum sp. F0698 DNA contains the following:
- a CDS encoding transposon-transfer assisting family protein, whose translation MAFSIEERTLIELYSDLGSSSLEKVMQNIEHNLPAIEDSELVEQLTSLLHKLSALTDADFRKIDFTDIIGY comes from the coding sequence ATGGCTTTTTCAATAGAAGAACGAACTCTAATAGAGCTCTATTCAGATTTGGGAAGTTCGTCTCTCGAAAAGGTGATGCAGAATATAGAGCACAATCTTCCCGCAATAGAAGACTCTGAATTGGTCGAGCAACTAACAAGCCTTCTCCATAAGCTTTCTGCGCTTACAGATGCCGACTTCCGGAAGATTGATTTTACAGATATCATTGGATACTAA
- the cas6e gene encoding type I-E CRISPR-associated protein Cas6/Cse3/CasE has product MYLTRMELDTDKRSTRRLLSSRSKIHGMVESAFAGSRERRLWRLDSLGGRLYILVLSEEKPNLEAAVREYGNPKEGFLTREYESLLARITDQSRWRFRLVANPTQSISRASTGQRGEVRACVGAEQQESWLKKRAEKNGFTLEEGGFRAVGNSWHIFHKREEKDKSVSLREVSYEGILTVTDVEKFKELLCRGMGRGRAYGMGLLTIMRLP; this is encoded by the coding sequence ATGTATCTGACAAGAATGGAATTAGATACAGACAAAAGAAGCACAAGGAGACTCCTCAGCTCCCGCAGTAAAATCCACGGGATGGTGGAAAGTGCCTTTGCCGGAAGCAGAGAGCGGAGACTCTGGCGCTTGGATTCACTTGGAGGTAGGCTTTATATCCTTGTACTCAGTGAAGAAAAACCCAATTTGGAGGCTGCGGTACGTGAATACGGGAATCCGAAAGAAGGCTTTTTGACGAGAGAGTATGAATCTCTCTTAGCGCGCATTACCGACCAGAGCCGGTGGCGTTTTCGCCTAGTCGCGAATCCAACGCAGAGCATTTCTCGTGCAAGCACAGGGCAACGCGGCGAGGTAAGGGCTTGCGTGGGCGCAGAGCAGCAAGAGAGTTGGCTCAAGAAACGAGCTGAAAAGAATGGGTTTACGCTGGAAGAAGGAGGCTTTCGCGCTGTCGGAAACAGTTGGCACATTTTCCATAAGCGGGAAGAAAAAGACAAGTCTGTTTCTCTGCGAGAAGTGAGTTACGAAGGCATTTTAACTGTAACGGATGTAGAAAAATTCAAAGAGCTTCTGTGCCGCGGGATGGGCAGAGGAAGAGCTTACGGCATGGGATTGCTCACCATTATGCGTCTGCCCTGA
- a CDS encoding transposase → MRELTNDEWEYIVSRVLRNAKDAAEEARQLPYREYKAGRALAYYEALDTIKNELLARDADVRKFGLDINLNDLLSSHGEAHNG, encoded by the coding sequence ATGAGAGAACTGACAAACGATGAATGGGAGTATATAGTTTCGAGAGTTCTGCGAAACGCTAAAGACGCGGCAGAAGAGGCGAGACAACTGCCCTATAGGGAATACAAGGCGGGACGGGCTCTCGCGTATTATGAAGCGCTGGACACAATAAAAAATGAGCTTCTGGCCCGCGATGCGGACGTGAGAAAGTTCGGACTTGATATCAATCTGAATGATCTACTATCTTCGCACGGCGAAGCTCATAATGGATAA
- the casB gene encoding type I-E CRISPR-associated protein Cse2/CasB, with translation MEEKQRALSKASRISGFVKFKLLQLQQNPRDAVVRAKLAKMRRGIGEQPGAVPELWDLLFDGLPEELEGKGNEPSRAEKAVYTALTLYALHQQGKDLHSEFMYLENNTLGRAVGQLARRSNGNEEAVIRRFNVVVTSADLTEFSWHLRNIIQLCKRESIPLDYAAMARDLYEYQDLNRLDNVRLKWGRDFYRELSYREKDEDEAGTESKE, from the coding sequence ATGGAAGAAAAACAGAGGGCACTTAGTAAGGCGAGTCGTATCTCCGGATTTGTAAAGTTCAAGCTATTGCAGCTACAACAGAATCCGAGAGATGCTGTGGTTCGTGCAAAGCTCGCGAAGATGCGGCGCGGTATCGGTGAACAGCCGGGGGCAGTTCCGGAGCTCTGGGATTTATTATTCGATGGTTTGCCGGAGGAACTGGAAGGAAAGGGGAATGAACCCAGTCGAGCAGAGAAGGCAGTATATACGGCACTGACACTTTACGCTTTGCATCAGCAGGGAAAAGATCTTCACAGCGAATTCATGTATCTGGAGAACAATACGTTGGGACGTGCGGTCGGACAGTTGGCACGAAGATCGAATGGGAATGAAGAGGCAGTTATTCGACGCTTTAATGTGGTCGTTACCTCGGCAGACCTGACGGAGTTCAGTTGGCATTTACGAAACATCATTCAGCTTTGCAAGCGCGAGAGCATTCCGTTGGACTATGCGGCAATGGCGAGAGATTTGTACGAATATCAGGACTTGAATCGTCTTGACAATGTGCGGCTCAAATGGGGGCGTGATTTTTACAGGGAACTATCCTATCGCGAGAAGGATGAAGATGAGGCAGGAACCGAATCGAAAGAGTAA
- a CDS encoding PBECR4 domain-containing protein: MGRRAGEQRKNQPPRGNISTAVPMFPLEILGENAMKISKRLATRIIVCCAREYHNNLENRNLLIVYGSPSKPDFFETIFLPSNFLHLTGVRPVSDKILSSSVFYQKAMNGILNPNDFSMAVNGTTERKLSVLPWLTKVHLIAKMVGTYNPVRSMQYTDKLVGNTKAFLGFIFQNGFYIPNTAREGDIRNFSLYQPQKVLAIFRKHVDIGQYQELCYIAKGLDVNTIVLPRNIKRCLKLPTVGATIGDFPTRVEIIRISHTDPGNIVQVNSSYSKAKGEKRDYNG; this comes from the coding sequence ATGGGTCGGCGAGCTGGCGAACAGCGAAAAAATCAGCCGCCAAGAGGGAACATTAGCACTGCGGTGCCAATGTTCCCTCTTGAAATTTTAGGAGAAAACGCAATGAAAATCTCGAAGAGGCTTGCAACAAGAATCATCGTATGCTGTGCGAGGGAATACCACAATAACCTGGAGAACCGAAATCTATTAATTGTATACGGTTCTCCAAGCAAGCCGGACTTCTTTGAAACTATTTTTCTGCCAAGTAATTTTCTTCATCTCACGGGAGTCAGGCCTGTCTCTGATAAGATTCTGAGCAGCAGTGTTTTCTATCAGAAGGCCATGAATGGAATTCTAAATCCGAATGACTTCTCTATGGCGGTGAATGGAACAACTGAGAGAAAACTCTCCGTTCTCCCATGGCTAACCAAAGTACATCTCATAGCTAAAATGGTCGGTACCTACAATCCCGTTCGATCTATGCAATATACCGATAAACTGGTTGGAAATACAAAAGCGTTTCTGGGATTCATTTTCCAAAATGGATTTTATATACCGAATACTGCTCGTGAAGGGGATATCCGCAATTTCTCACTCTATCAGCCTCAAAAAGTTCTGGCTATATTCAGAAAACATGTTGACATTGGTCAGTATCAAGAACTGTGTTACATCGCGAAGGGGTTGGATGTCAATACTATTGTCTTGCCCAGAAATATAAAAAGGTGTTTGAAGCTACCTACGGTTGGAGCTACGATAGGTGACTTCCCTACACGCGTGGAAATAATCCGTATCAGTCACACGGACCCGGGAAATATTGTGCAAGTAAATTCTTCCTATTCAAAAGCGAAAGGAGAAAAACGTGATTATAACGGTTGA
- the cas2e gene encoding type I-E CRISPR-associated endoribonuclease Cas2e: MIVITLTDCPPKVRGDLSKWLLEISTGVYVGNLSARVRDELWRRICEHVKDGRATMVYSSNGEQKLDFAIHNTSWLPVDYDGIKLVRKPGIKKREKNSEQVETEKAAMSRAETCYQMQQIQKHQARKRSTAEYVVLDVETTGLNIAHDRMIEVAAIRVEKGQEVSCYSSLIHCDSLPETIVELTGITQDQLKNEGRPIAQVLKELLEFIGDTRIVSHNASFDWRFLQQACKQNDILPGHPHITDTLNLARQKIEEVEDYKLLTLSKYFHFAILEPHRALADCRLTHQLYEKLKRIEAED; the protein is encoded by the coding sequence ATGATAGTGATTACACTTACCGATTGTCCCCCCAAGGTGCGAGGGGATTTGTCTAAATGGTTGCTTGAAATTTCGACAGGCGTTTATGTTGGGAATCTCAGTGCACGCGTTCGCGATGAACTTTGGAGACGCATTTGTGAGCACGTCAAAGATGGCAGAGCGACCATGGTTTACAGCAGCAACGGAGAGCAGAAACTAGACTTTGCAATTCATAATACCAGTTGGCTGCCGGTGGATTATGACGGCATCAAGTTGGTGAGAAAGCCCGGAATAAAAAAACGAGAAAAGAATTCCGAACAAGTTGAGACAGAAAAAGCTGCAATGAGCCGTGCAGAGACATGCTATCAGATGCAGCAGATTCAGAAGCATCAGGCACGCAAACGGAGTACAGCTGAGTATGTAGTCCTGGATGTAGAGACGACCGGACTCAATATAGCGCATGACCGGATGATTGAAGTTGCAGCTATCCGGGTAGAAAAAGGGCAAGAAGTTTCCTGCTATAGCAGTTTGATTCACTGCGATTCTTTACCAGAGACAATCGTTGAATTGACCGGAATTACTCAGGATCAGCTAAAAAATGAGGGAAGGCCGATTGCACAGGTGCTCAAAGAGCTACTGGAGTTCATCGGAGATACTCGAATTGTGAGCCACAATGCAAGCTTTGATTGGCGCTTCCTGCAGCAGGCTTGCAAGCAAAACGATATCTTGCCGGGACATCCCCACATTACCGATACACTGAATCTTGCACGGCAAAAGATAGAAGAGGTGGAAGATTACAAACTCTTGACCTTATCAAAGTACTTTCATTTTGCTATACTGGAGCCGCACAGGGCGCTCGCTGACTGCCGCTTGACGCATCAGCTCTACGAGAAGTTAAAGAGGATTGAGGCTGAGGACTAG
- the cas7e gene encoding type I-E CRISPR-associated protein Cas7/Cse4/CasC produces MDKNRLFVDLHVIQTVPPSCINRDDTGSPKTAIYGGTTRARVSSQAWKHAMREYFKDVMTEEELSKRSKKVVGLLAEEIQKLNSSLNGEKLAIDALTKAGLKVKIDEKKGKKAELDALFFISSAQIQALAQLAADGCEEKESFKKALKDIPGFEIALFGRMVAADPSLNYDAASQVAHSISTHAVHSEYDYFTAVDDLAPEDNAGAGHLGTVEFNSSTLYRYATVNVSELKKWVKNPEHIVRVFTEAFIYAMPTGKQNTFANRTVPDAVYIAIREDQPVNFSGAFEEAVMSRNGYSKASIERLQEYAEKSYRNFVEVPAYAFGTGEGVERLCGTKSVKENLDTLENCVRELLDKAGEAE; encoded by the coding sequence ATGGATAAGAATAGATTGTTTGTGGACCTGCATGTGATTCAGACGGTTCCGCCGAGCTGCATCAACCGCGATGATACTGGGAGTCCGAAGACCGCTATTTACGGTGGAACCACGCGAGCAAGGGTTTCCTCTCAGGCATGGAAGCATGCAATGCGCGAGTACTTCAAGGATGTGATGACGGAGGAGGAGCTTTCTAAGAGAAGCAAGAAAGTGGTTGGATTGCTGGCAGAGGAGATACAGAAGTTAAATTCCAGTCTGAACGGTGAGAAGCTGGCAATTGATGCTTTGACGAAAGCAGGCCTCAAGGTCAAGATCGATGAGAAAAAAGGTAAGAAGGCAGAGTTAGACGCGTTGTTTTTTATCAGCAGTGCACAAATCCAGGCATTGGCACAGCTTGCAGCGGATGGTTGTGAAGAAAAAGAGTCATTTAAGAAGGCACTGAAAGATATTCCCGGATTTGAAATTGCACTGTTCGGTCGCATGGTTGCCGCGGATCCTTCGTTGAATTATGACGCAGCTTCTCAGGTTGCGCACAGTATTTCAACCCATGCAGTGCACAGTGAGTATGATTACTTTACGGCAGTGGATGATCTTGCGCCGGAGGACAATGCTGGAGCCGGACATCTTGGAACGGTTGAGTTCAATTCTTCGACTTTGTATCGCTATGCAACGGTCAACGTGTCAGAGTTGAAGAAGTGGGTAAAGAATCCGGAGCATATTGTCAGAGTTTTTACAGAGGCATTTATTTATGCGATGCCGACCGGAAAGCAGAATACGTTCGCTAATCGTACTGTCCCGGATGCAGTTTATATCGCGATTCGTGAGGATCAGCCGGTGAATTTCAGCGGTGCCTTTGAAGAGGCAGTGATGAGCCGCAACGGATATAGCAAAGCGTCTATTGAGCGGCTTCAGGAATACGCAGAGAAGAGTTACCGAAACTTTGTTGAAGTTCCGGCCTATGCATTTGGAACCGGCGAAGGCGTCGAGAGACTCTGCGGAACCAAATCAGTGAAAGAGAATCTGGATACTCTGGAGAATTGTGTTCGTGAACTCTTGGATAAAGCAGGGGAGGCGGAATGA
- the cas5e gene encoding type I-E CRISPR-associated protein Cas5/CasD produces MSTLLLRLAAPLQAWGTDSKFEVRRTNREPSKSGVIGLLAAALGLRRDADLSELSALRFGVRVDRNGEVIKDFHMAKADKTSYLTYRYYLSDAVFLVGLESEDRNFLEKIERALRNPCFPLFLGRRSCPPTLPLVLGIREEALEIALREEENQNKDLKSIQQSHRYIRLDCGVAEQEGAVVQDLPISFNPMKREFGYRRAKEIWLRDDVNTEESAEEHDAMAEL; encoded by the coding sequence ATGAGTACCTTGTTACTGCGCCTCGCTGCACCGCTGCAGGCGTGGGGAACCGATTCAAAATTTGAGGTAAGACGTACCAATCGTGAGCCCTCGAAGAGTGGAGTGATTGGACTGTTGGCGGCGGCCTTGGGACTTAGACGAGATGCAGATTTATCGGAACTCTCAGCACTTCGTTTTGGCGTTCGCGTCGACAGAAACGGTGAAGTCATAAAGGATTTCCATATGGCGAAGGCTGACAAAACCTCATATCTCACCTATCGTTATTATCTTTCCGATGCAGTTTTTTTAGTCGGATTGGAATCGGAAGATCGAAATTTCTTGGAAAAGATAGAGAGAGCGCTACGGAATCCCTGCTTTCCGCTTTTTCTCGGAAGACGTTCTTGTCCGCCTACCCTCCCATTGGTGCTCGGCATTCGAGAGGAGGCGTTAGAGATTGCGTTACGGGAAGAAGAGAATCAAAATAAAGATCTGAAGAGCATACAGCAGAGTCATCGCTACATTCGTTTAGACTGTGGCGTGGCGGAACAAGAAGGTGCTGTTGTACAGGATTTGCCGATTTCTTTTAATCCGATGAAACGAGAATTCGGTTATCGGCGTGCAAAGGAAATCTGGCTTCGGGATGATGTGAATACAGAAGAATCGGCAGAAGAACACGATGCCATGGCAGAACTGTGA
- the casA gene encoding type I-E CRISPR-associated protein Cse1/CasA, with translation MRKELRMIKPEFNLLDEPWIRVRTRDCHIEEVSLKDVFVHAHEYEDLAGETAAQDVAMLRLLLAVLHCTFSRVDENGEENLLFDLEDDELEDEVFRRWKALYDRGHFPIEPIQDYLEQWRERFWLFHEERPFWQATSAEAGTEYEVSKLNGEISESSNKLRLFSTRAGEGKKVLSNAEAARWLLYLNGFDDTSAKPKKKGLPSPGAGWLGKLGIITAAGKTLFETLLLNLTLLKDGSKAWQQENIAVWEKEKAPYKEREEIQLPENQAELLTLQSRRLLLHRADEFSVDGFTLLGGDFFPKESASTEQMTLWGRTADKKVIQYQPKRHRAGIQMWREFASIFCAEEGTYLPGIVRWNQALYKKAKIGEKRQCNFRIVSVQYGDKDFFVNDAFEDRLSFAAGLLSEMQQNSGEAWLSRIKGEVESCDKLAGIVGGLAKDLTIAAGNDTGGSAFPDARETCYAALDFPFRAWLNSIEPSSLGEAMEEKILEWQRQAKERALVLGRELTRNAGLVAMVGREQGEVYYSAPKAFESMVRKINKLYPALRSVNKN, from the coding sequence ATGAGAAAGGAGCTGCGGATGATAAAACCTGAGTTTAACCTGCTGGATGAGCCGTGGATACGGGTTCGAACACGAGATTGCCATATCGAAGAGGTATCGCTCAAAGATGTCTTTGTCCATGCGCATGAATATGAGGATTTGGCCGGTGAAACGGCTGCGCAGGATGTGGCTATGCTGCGTCTGCTACTTGCAGTGCTTCACTGCACCTTTTCTCGGGTAGATGAGAACGGAGAAGAGAACCTGCTGTTTGATTTGGAGGACGATGAGTTAGAGGATGAAGTGTTTCGGCGCTGGAAAGCACTATATGACCGGGGACATTTTCCGATAGAGCCGATTCAAGACTACCTAGAGCAGTGGCGGGAGCGGTTCTGGTTGTTTCATGAGGAGAGGCCGTTTTGGCAGGCAACCAGCGCAGAAGCGGGAACCGAATATGAAGTATCTAAGTTAAACGGTGAGATTTCAGAGAGTAGCAACAAGCTGCGTTTATTCTCGACGCGTGCGGGCGAAGGAAAGAAAGTGCTTTCCAATGCGGAAGCGGCAAGATGGCTCTTATATCTCAATGGATTTGATGACACTTCAGCCAAGCCAAAGAAAAAGGGGCTGCCCTCGCCCGGAGCCGGATGGCTTGGAAAATTAGGCATCATCACAGCTGCCGGAAAAACACTGTTTGAAACATTACTCTTAAATCTAACTTTGCTGAAAGATGGGAGTAAAGCGTGGCAGCAAGAGAATATTGCAGTATGGGAGAAAGAAAAGGCGCCTTACAAAGAGAGGGAAGAGATACAATTGCCGGAAAATCAGGCGGAATTACTAACCTTACAGTCAAGACGGCTTTTACTGCATAGAGCTGATGAATTCTCCGTAGATGGATTTACGCTGTTAGGTGGGGATTTCTTCCCGAAGGAAAGCGCCTCGACAGAGCAAATGACTCTTTGGGGAAGAACGGCAGACAAGAAAGTTATTCAATATCAGCCGAAACGGCATAGAGCCGGTATACAAATGTGGAGAGAATTTGCTTCGATTTTTTGCGCGGAGGAAGGAACCTATCTGCCGGGAATTGTCAGGTGGAATCAGGCGCTTTACAAGAAAGCCAAGATAGGGGAAAAGCGGCAGTGCAACTTCAGAATTGTTTCCGTGCAATACGGGGACAAGGACTTTTTTGTCAATGATGCGTTTGAAGATCGGCTCTCATTTGCGGCCGGTTTGCTTTCAGAGATGCAACAGAATTCCGGAGAAGCCTGGTTGTCACGAATAAAAGGTGAAGTTGAAAGTTGCGATAAGCTTGCCGGTATTGTCGGAGGACTGGCAAAAGATTTAACCATCGCAGCGGGAAATGATACCGGTGGGAGCGCTTTTCCGGATGCAAGAGAAACTTGCTACGCTGCCCTGGATTTTCCTTTCCGTGCATGGCTAAATTCGATTGAACCGAGTAGTTTGGGTGAAGCGATGGAAGAAAAGATACTGGAATGGCAGCGGCAGGCGAAAGAGCGAGCATTGGTGCTCGGACGAGAGCTGACGCGCAATGCGGGTTTGGTAGCCATGGTGGGAAGAGAGCAGGGAGAAGTGTATTACTCGGCTCCGAAAGCATTTGAAAGCATGGTGCGAAAAATTAACAAGTTATATCCTGCTTTGCGAAGCGTGAACAAGAATTAA
- the cas1e gene encoding type I-E CRISPR-associated endonuclease Cas1e, giving the protein MKEIPGIIRPELQQLPQVKDRMTFLYLERCKLNRRDGAIEVIDDDGTVDIPAAAISVLMLGPGSSITHRAMELIGDAGVTVIWVGEHGVRYYASGRPLTKRAGLLLQQAKLVSNQRLHLAVVRKMYAMRFPSEDVSKLTLQQLRGREGSRVREIYRKLSKQYDVSWSGREYNPEDFFESNAVNQALSAGHVCLYGLAHAVIVALGCSPGLGFVHVGHELSFVYDIADLYKAQVTIPIAFEAASQDLPDLPAYVRRKTRDAMVEQHILERMIRDLHYLLADEGEEAGEEESAVYLWDDIRDTVPNATSYRMGDTP; this is encoded by the coding sequence ATGAAGGAGATTCCAGGCATCATACGCCCGGAATTACAACAGTTGCCACAGGTCAAGGATCGAATGACCTTTCTGTATCTGGAGCGCTGCAAGTTGAATCGACGTGACGGTGCGATTGAAGTGATAGACGATGACGGTACGGTAGATATTCCGGCAGCAGCCATCTCGGTACTGATGCTGGGGCCGGGCAGCAGTATTACGCATCGTGCGATGGAACTGATCGGAGATGCAGGTGTTACTGTCATTTGGGTTGGAGAGCACGGCGTTCGCTATTATGCGAGCGGACGCCCGCTCACCAAGCGAGCGGGTCTTTTGTTGCAACAAGCCAAATTAGTTAGTAATCAGCGGTTACATTTGGCTGTCGTGCGAAAGATGTATGCAATGCGCTTTCCTTCAGAAGATGTAAGCAAGTTAACGTTACAGCAACTTCGCGGACGTGAGGGAAGCCGTGTGCGGGAAATATACCGCAAGCTATCCAAGCAATACGACGTTTCATGGTCCGGCAGAGAATACAATCCAGAGGATTTTTTTGAAAGCAATGCGGTGAATCAAGCACTCAGTGCAGGGCATGTGTGTCTTTACGGGCTTGCGCATGCAGTTATTGTTGCTTTGGGATGTTCCCCGGGACTCGGTTTTGTTCATGTCGGACATGAACTCTCATTTGTATATGATATTGCAGACCTTTACAAAGCTCAGGTGACTATCCCTATCGCATTTGAAGCGGCTTCGCAAGATTTGCCGGACTTGCCCGCTTATGTCAGAAGGAAGACTCGTGATGCGATGGTAGAGCAGCACATTTTAGAGCGAATGATACGAGATTTGCACTATTTGCTTGCAGATGAGGGGGAAGAAGCGGGAGAGGAAGAGAGTGCGGTTTACCTTTGGGATGACATAAGAGATACTGTTCCAAACGCCACCTCATATCGGATGGGTGATACACCATGA